One Trichomycterus rosablanca isolate fTriRos1 chromosome 10, fTriRos1.hap1, whole genome shotgun sequence DNA window includes the following coding sequences:
- the psmd11b gene encoding 26S proteasome non-ATPase regulatory subunit 11B, with translation MAAAAVVEFQRAQSLISTDRNASIDILHSIVRRDVQQDDEEAVRVKEQSILELGTLLAKTGQAAELGGLLKFVRPFLISISKAKAARLVRSLLDLFLDMEAATGQEVELCLECIEWAKAEKRTFLRQALEARLISLYFDTKRYQEALQLGSQLLQELKKMDDKALLVEVQLLESKTYHALSNLPKARAALTSARTTANAIYCPPKLQAALDMQSGIIHAAEEKDWKTAYSYFFEAFEGYDSIDSPRAITALKYMLLCKIMLNLPEEVQALISGKLALRYAGRQTDSLKCVALASKNRSLADFEKALTEYTKELRDDPIINTHLAKLYDNLLEQNLIRVIEPFSRVQITHISDLIKLLKGDVERKLSQMILDKKFHGILDQGEGVLIIFEEPPVDKTYEAALETIQNMSKVVDSLYNKAKKLT, from the exons ATGGCAGCCGCGGCAGTGGTTGAGTTTCAGAGAGCTCAGTCTCTTATTAGTACTGACCGAAACGCTTCTATTGATATTTTACACTCTATAG TCAGGCGAGATGTCCAGCAGGATGATGAAGAGGCAGTACGTGTCAAAGAACAGAGTATCCTGGAACTTGGCACTCTACTGGCTAAGACGGGACAAGCTGCAG AGCTTGGAGGGCTCTTGAAGTTTGTCAGACCATTCCTGATCTCCATAAGCAAGGCCAAGGCAGCCCGACTGGTGCGTTCTCTGCTGGATCTTTTTCTGGATATGGAGGCAGCCACAGGACAGGAGGTTGAGCTGTGCCTGGAGTGCATTGAGTGGGCCAAGGCTGAGAAGAGGACGTTTCTTAGGCAGGCACTTGAG GCTCGTCTGATCTCACTGTATTTTGACACCAAGAGGTATCAGGAGGCTCTGCAGTTGG GTTCTCAGCTACTCCAGGAGCTCAAAAAGATGGATGACAAAGCTTTACTGGTGGAAGTTCAGCTGCTTGAGAGTAAAACCTACCATGCACTCAGCAATCTGCCCAAAGCCAGAGCTGCCCTCACTTCTGCCAGAACCACAGCCAATGCCATCTACTGTCCACCCAAACTACAGGCAGCCCTGGACATGCAATCAG GCATCATCCATGCTGCTGAGGAGAAGGATTGGAAGACAGCCTATTCTTACTTCTTTGAGGCTTTCGAGGGCTATGACTCCATCGACAGCCCCAGGGCTATAACTGCACTAAAATACATGCTTCTCTGCAAGATCATGCTCAACTT GCCGGAGGAAGTCCAAGCCCtaatcagtggcaaactggcccTGCGTTACGCCGGGAGACAA ACAGATTCACTGAAATGTGTAGCACTAGCCAGCAAGAACAGATCATTAGCAGATTTTGAAAAG gcATTGACTGAGTACACAAAAGAGCTGAGGGACGATCCTATTATCAACACGCACCTGGCCAAGCTGTATGACAACCTGCTGGAGCAGAACCTTATCCGGGTCATTGAGCCCTTCTCCAGAGTACAG ATAACACACATATCAGATCTCATCAAACTCTTGAAG GGTGATGTTGAGAGAAAATTGTCACAAATGATCCTGGATAAGAAGTTTCATG GTATCCTAGACCAGGGTGAGGGAGTCCTGATCATCTTTGAGGAGCCTCCCGTTGACAAGACCTATGAGGCAGCCCTGGAAACCATTCAGAACATGAGCAAAGTCGTGGACTCACTGTACAACAAAGCTAAAAAGTTGACATAG